ATATCCATCTGCCATTACATTCAACGTGTACTCGCCAGGGAGCAAATTCTGGAAAACATAAGAACCTTTTTCCTGACTGGAACCTTCCATTTTAAAATCAGGTTCATCCTTGGGAACGAGCGTCAATGAAGCACCCGCCACAAGTTCTTTGCCTTTCTTTCCAGAAATAACACCCTTCAAATCAGATCCTTCAATCGCGTCCAGTGTAAAGTTCAAATCGACACTGCTTCCTAACTCCGCAACTTTAGCAGGTTTGGTTTGTTGAGCAAAGCCTCTTGCCTGGACTTTGATTTCATAATCACCGACACCAATTCCAAATTTGTATTGACCTGCTGAGTTAGTGGTTGTTTTGTTATTTGTTCCCTCGATAGAAACAAAGGCATTTGCAATTGGCTGTCCTTGACTATCCTTAACCACGCCTTTGATTTCACCCTGGCTTGCGGTCAATGCGTAATTGATTGCATTCAAATATATTTTTTTCGCATTTTCAGTCCATCTGTCATTCGGATGCCCATAGCTGCTGATTTGCAGAGCAGATAAAAGAATATGGACACTATTGGATGAACTGAACTTATAGGCAATGGAACTGCCTAGTTCTCCCTTAACCGGGTTAGTCAAACTCCCGAGAATCGTACCGCTATAGTCATCAAACACCGAATATTGTACGCTGCCTTTAGGGTTGAGGAGCAATGGAATTTCTTCACCTTTATTGAATCCCTTAAGGATTGGGTGGTTTTCATCTACCCGAAGATTTAGTTCCTTATCTACAAAACTATATTCAAACTCCTCAGGATCTCCATATACATCACTCAAATCTCCAATAGGCCCACCGAACAATGAAGTGAAAATAATGCTGACTTCATTTTCATTCGCTCGTTCCACCAATGCCTTAAATCTGTCGTCTTCCATGTACAAATCATTGACGATGATCAATTTATAGTTTGATATATTCTCGATCAAGGTTTCAGATTCCTTATATGGATGCAGATCAACGTCATAACCATTGTTTTCAAGGAATGGCATGATCCTGTCCTGTTGATAAGGATTTGCAAGGAATGCAATTTTTTCAGAAGCGACAAGCGAGACATTCAAGTCTGTATGCTGGCCTGTGGTAATTACTACAGACTGGTAAACCGGCTTATATCCTGCCGCAATCACCCTGACTTCATATTGGCCGGCAGGAAGTGTCGCTTGGTAACTTCCATCTTTACCTGTTGTGACAGATACTGGTGTTCCGATTACTTCCAGTCTTGCCCCCTCTATTGTATCTTTTGTAGAAGCATCGATAATTTTTCCTGATAGGATACCAGAATCGACCGGCTCTAGGACGAAGTTTTCATTTAATGCTTCGCCATTTTCAATTGAAATAGTGAACTCCTTTGGAGCATGTCCAAAAGCATCAACAATCAAGGTGTATGTCCCTTCCTCTAATGCTGCAAAGAATTCCCCTTTTTCATCTACCTGATAGGTTTTGCCTGTTTCCTTTACAGTAACCATCCCCTGCACTGCCCCGTTGACATTCTGGACTAGGCCATGGAGTTCACCGACAAGAGCCTCTTTCTTATCTAGTGCCCAGTTCAGCGCGTTATTCAACAGCCGTTCTCTCGCGGGGTCAAAGGAGTCATTAGGCTTGAATACATGGCTGATTGTCATATTGGCTAAAAGAATCTCAACTGAATCAGTCGTCCTTCCTTTATAGGCGATCATGCTGCCCTTTTCATCGGTTTCTGAATGGGAAAAATCAACAATGGTTTTACCTGAATAGCCGTCAAAACCATAGTAATATCCTGACTTTCCAGGTATTTCGATGATGTCTCCTGCCTTAAAACCTGCAGTAAGTGGATGGTCACCCACGACAGTTCCCTGCGCTCCAGGCTTGTTGTTATGTTCGAATATAGTTTTTGGTTCACCATTATATTCCTGTAAATATCTAATCGAACCGCGTCCTCCAGCCTGGCCTGTCCAAATGACTGATTTCCTGTTTTCATCCAAAGCTTTCTGGAATGCTAAAAACTCTTCTTTTGTCGGTTCAAGATTTCTGGCATAATCGGAATTCGCAAAAATAACATCCACTTCAGCCAACCTGTCTGTATCTTTATAGTTCAGGTAAATGACCTTATAACCTCGTTCTTCCAAATATTGTTTATAGGTAGTTCCTGAAGCAGTCAGATCGACGATGATTCCAACTGTTGGTGATGGCTTCAATTTTACATTCAAGGTTGCTTTTTGGCCGTCTGTAATTTTCACTTCAATGTCCTGGCGCACATAGCCTTCTTTTTCTACGCGTGCTGTATAGTTACCTGGTTCCACTTTTGTTAGGTTGTAGAGACCCTGGATATTTGTTACTGCCTCTTTTGGTGCACCTAACAGTGTAACCTTCGCACCCTCAATTGCACTTCCATCCTTGGAATCTTCCACACTGCCAGTAATGGAGGCAACACTTTCAGCTACAGACAATGGAATCTCCTTTGGCTCACCGTCCATTTCTGCCGTTATTTTCAAAGTTTTTTCGGCATAGCCATAGGCACTGATTTCAATCTCGTATTCTCCTTCTAGCGTCGCGATAGTAAAACTTCCATCTTCACCGCTTGACTGAGTTTGATATGGCTGTCCCTTCACCTTGATATCTGCTATTAAGGGATTGCCTTCTTCATCGACAATCGTTCCGCTTATCACCGGATATTTAACATTTGCCGCCCATAATACCGAGTTGATGAGAAGCTGTTTTCCTGCCTCTGTATAATCCTTGGCACTATGGTAATAAGCAAAACCGTGACCACTCAACAATAATTCAGCACTTCCAGCAGATCTTGGTTTATATGCAACCCCGAGTCCATGCGCGGCATCAGAACCTTCATGCTTGATTTCCGCAAGAGAAAAGCCGCTATATTCCTTGAAGTAACCAACATAGCTGGAGGATGGAGTGAGGATTTCGATGGACTCCCCGGCCTTTGCTCCATCAAATATTGGATGTTCCTCTATTACCTTGTACTGGGCAGATTCAGTTGTCTTCCTTATTGTTTTAAGCTCTTTCGGATCCTTTCTGAAATTCACCAACTGCTTGATGCCGCCACCCCAGACTGCATCACCATAGATTAGGCTGGTTTGTGCTTTATCCGCTGCTTCCATCATTTCATCAGTTATGGCTGAAGAGCTTGGGTCATTGAAAAATATGACATCAAACTCTGGCATTCTCTGGACTAATTCTGCCGGCGCAACATCTAAAACACTTACTCCGATCTCATTAAAGAGAGCCTTGAAGTTTTTTTCAGAAGAATAGTAGTCACCTACTACCCCGATGGAAGGCATATTGTGCATCTGAATATCGAAATCACCTGAATGGCGCGCAACATCGACACTCTGAGTTTGTGCGATGTATCCCTCCTTACTGAAAATAAGGAGATATACTTCTTCCTCCAATCCGGAAACCTCATATCTTCCATTGGGAGAAGTTTTAACTTCTGCGATTGTTTCGCCTGCTGAGTTTTCAACTGCAAGATCGACTCCCTCGAGCTCCATGCCTGATATGGAGTCCGTTACAGTTCCAGTTAGGATCCCTTTTTCTGACTCACCTAAAGTAATTTGGACTTTTGCCGCCGTACCCTTTGCTACAGTAACAGTTTCTGCTTTGGAACCCAGTCCTTTCGATCTTACTTCTAGTTTGAATGTTCCTTCATCATGGAAAAGCGTGAAGTTTCCGTCAGCGTCAGTCTTCACTTTAACTCCTGTTTCAATCATTTCGATGTTTGCCTCTACAGGTTCCCCGGCTGCATCGGTTACTGAACCTGTTATTTTTCCGTATTGAGCTTTGTACAGATAATCAATACTGTTAAAAAGAATCTGCTGCTGGCCGCGAAGCCAGGCCTTGGAACTTTCCCAAGGTACTGTCGCATGGCTAGACAATAATAAATGGGCACTGTCCTCGGATACTGCATAATAGGCAATTCCCGACCCTACAAACCCTTGATCCGTGTTGCCGATTTTACCAATTGTCCTACCGGTATACTGATTGAACCAGGCAAAATCTGCATTATTCTCTAAAACATTGATTCTGTCTCCAGGTTTATAACCCTTGAAGATAGGATGTTCTGCTTCAACCTGGATTCTCACTTCACCACCATCATAGTCATGTCCAAGGTCTTTCGGATCCTGGAAAAAGTCCTTCAAATGATGGATGGACCCATAGTTCGCCCCCCACTGATCTGTGAAAATAATGCTGACATGATGAGCTTTTGCTTTTTCTACCAACTCTCTAAACTGGTGCTCAGTCGGCTTGATTCCTTCAGAACCATACCCGCCATTCAGGTAAAGCACTTTATAGCGGCTTATGTCCTCGACAACATCCCAGCTCCGTTCTTCTGCGATATATCCATTAACATTCAATAGGGTGGTGATCTCACTCTTATAATCATTTAGGACCGCAACATCTATTGGCTGCAATTCAAAGCTTAGGTCTGTATGATTGCCAGCCTTAACAGCGATTTCCAAGCTGCCGGTCTTGTAACCATCTAACTCTATAACTGCCTTGTAGGTTCCTTCATAAACGTCTTTGGAAAATTCCCCATTACTGTCCGTCTTCCCCTCGATCGGTGACTGATTGAGGATGACAGCCGCTCCCTCTACCCGCTTACCAGTGCGCTGGTCTTTTACAAGGAGGGATAAAGAGCCCTTATCGGCTTCTTCAAGTTGATAATTCTTTATGAATTGATAGCCTGAAGAAAGCTTTACATTTTCAATTATTTGCTTTTTACCATAAGCAGAAATCCTGATCGTATAGTCACCAGGTGCATGCTTGAGCAAAAAGACTCCATTTTTATCTGCGCTGACAGTTTCTCCTGTTTCTACAACCGTCACAGTACCTTCGATAACATTGCCTTCATGATCTTTCATTGCTCCTTTAACAGAGCCAGGTGAGCTATAGCTCTTGACGCCAGTCTGGAAAGGTACGATTACCTGTCCTGAAAGGATAGGAATACCCGATGTACTGTAAACTGGGAGGCTGAAATCTTTCAATCTTTCACCGGTGTACACATCAATGACAGACAGGTTTCCGCTTGTACCTGCAAAAAATAATAATCCATTTGCAGAAACAGAACCACTGTTCAAAGTAGTGCCCACAGAGCGGTTGTTCCAAAGCACTTGCCCTGTCTTTGCGTCGAATGCGCGCAATACCGGCTGAACTGCTGAACCTATGACGACAAGATTTTCATAAACGATTGGTGAGCCAGCCTGCGTATCACCGATACCGCCTGCCTTCCATTTCTCTTCACCTGTCTTGCTATCCAGAGCATAAAGTGTGCCGGCTTCAGTGTTAAAATTAGTACCTGCAAGATATAGTGTGCCGTCATCTAATACCGGCTTTGATGCAATACCCTCATTTACGAGTGTTTTGTTCCACACTTCTGTTCCGTCTTCAATCCTGAGCGCTCTTAGCTTTTGATTATCATAGCTTCCGATAAATAACAGCCCATCTCCAGCACTAGGACCGAAATAGGTAGGTGCGCCAAGATTGACACTCCATTTCTTTTCTCCATTTTCTGCATTTAACGCGGTTACCTTTGCATCTTCTGAAAGATCAGATGACACAAATAGTGTTCCATCAACAAGTAATGGAGATTCATAGACTGCCATTGCCCCAACGACTGTGGTCCAAATAATGCTTCCTGATTTCAGATCCAATGCGTAGATCTTTCCGTCTTCTCCACCTGACAGATAGACAGTCTCTCCATCTATAGTCGGTGAAGACCTGTTCGTGCTTCCAATTCTTACTGACCATTGCTCCTTGCCTGTAAATGCATCAAGTGCTACAACATAACCGCTGTCCGTGACAAGGACAACTTTGTTATTAGCTGCAGCCGGTGTAGAAAAAAGAATCTTTCCTTTCCCTGAAGTATTGTACTCCCAGCTTTCCTCCAAGGCAGCTAGGTCAATTGCGTTAGAAGACACAGCATTTCGCTGATTGTTGCCGTTCGCCATAGACCAATCTTTATTTAAATTTGTTGAGTTACTATTCACCTTCAAATCGATGGAGGTATCAGCGTCAACATTCAATTCTTTTGCCAGTCCATCTATCCCTTCACCAGATACCTGAAGGACATAGTGGCCGGCAGGCAAATTCTTCACTTCAAATGTTCCGTTTGCATCTGTGCGATATATCGGCATTGGCGTGCCTTTAACCCTTATGAACGCATATGGAACAGGTTTCCCTGTATTGTCAGTTACTTTTCCGGATACTGTAAATGCCTCGGCATCCTCCAATACCCATTTTACAGATAACGTTTCGCCTTTTTTCAGTTCGATCACTGTTTCGTAATCCTGATAGCCAAATGATGTAACCTTAATTTTGTGGTTTCCTTCCCTGATTTTGTAATTGAATTCCCCGTCCTTCCCAATGGTAAAGGAAAGAGCCTCTTCCTTTATTTCAAATTTCCCTTCAATCGGCTCACCATCCTTATTTGTCAGCTTGCCAGTAAGTTCACCTGCAAAAGCGGTTTCGGTGATAGCCTGGTAAATATTCATGATGCCCGTACCATAGGAATC
This portion of the Mesobacillus sp. S13 genome encodes:
- a CDS encoding carboxypeptidase regulatory-like domain-containing protein, with protein sequence MRSKKKVTVRKLSAVILAFLMVFSTFTSQLSIAAEQKSKSFSEEELVLEKQREQASEKAGEQEAPSADTNELANLLDGLGIHPPPLKGDDPAAVEKENEAALLEAFKKDQEIDVIIRMKDRPDFNMIYPQVKAKKNRAAKIKTIHDHLKEKAANSQKGIKQALDALETKGKAKKKNSLWIINGMTASITKEAFEELEKRDDIAEISLDHTLSLPEVTVEENPPRLPQWGLEKIYAPKVWGQYGLKGEGIVVGIMDSGVDGNHEALKQNYRGRDGNHQYSWIDLSGQGYDTPNDGYGHGTHVAGTAVGGGTGEPIGVAPEAEWIAAKIFNDGGSTTLSAIHQAFQWFMAPGGDPSKAPHIVNNSWGNSNTYNLEFYEDVKAWVSAGIFPSFAAGNDGPGSQTIGSPGSFPETFAVGATDEFDQTAYFSSRGPVFWKDENGDEQRIIKPDISAPGHKIYSAWPAKRNEGKYNTISGTSMATPHVTGAIALLLQANPNLTIDQIKETLKKTSRVEPHMGTLPNDSYGTGIMNIYQAITETAFAGELTGKLTNKDGEPIEGKFEIKEEALSFTIGKDGEFNYKIREGNHKIKVTSFGYQDYETVIELKKGETLSVKWVLEDAEAFTVSGKVTDNTGKPVPYAFIRVKGTPMPIYRTDANGTFEVKNLPAGHYVLQVSGEGIDGLAKELNVDADTSIDLKVNSNSTNLNKDWSMANGNNQRNAVSSNAIDLAALEESWEYNTSGKGKILFSTPAAANNKVVLVTDSGYVVALDAFTGKEQWSVRIGSTNRSSPTIDGETVYLSGGEDGKIYALDLKSGSIIWTTVVGAMAVYESPLLVDGTLFVSSDLSEDAKVTALNAENGEKKWSVNLGAPTYFGPSAGDGLLFIGSYDNQKLRALRIEDGTEVWNKTLVNEGIASKPVLDDGTLYLAGTNFNTEAGTLYALDSKTGEEKWKAGGIGDTQAGSPIVYENLVVIGSAVQPVLRAFDAKTGQVLWNNRSVGTTLNSGSVSANGLLFFAGTSGNLSVIDVYTGERLKDFSLPVYSTSGIPILSGQVIVPFQTGVKSYSSPGSVKGAMKDHEGNVIEGTVTVVETGETVSADKNGVFLLKHAPGDYTIRISAYGKKQIIENVKLSSGYQFIKNYQLEEADKGSLSLLVKDQRTGKRVEGAAVILNQSPIEGKTDSNGEFSKDVYEGTYKAVIELDGYKTGSLEIAVKAGNHTDLSFELQPIDVAVLNDYKSEITTLLNVNGYIAEERSWDVVEDISRYKVLYLNGGYGSEGIKPTEHQFRELVEKAKAHHVSIIFTDQWGANYGSIHHLKDFFQDPKDLGHDYDGGEVRIQVEAEHPIFKGYKPGDRINVLENNADFAWFNQYTGRTIGKIGNTDQGFVGSGIAYYAVSEDSAHLLLSSHATVPWESSKAWLRGQQQILFNSIDYLYKAQYGKITGSVTDAAGEPVEANIEMIETGVKVKTDADGNFTLFHDEGTFKLEVRSKGLGSKAETVTVAKGTAAKVQITLGESEKGILTGTVTDSISGMELEGVDLAVENSAGETIAEVKTSPNGRYEVSGLEEEVYLLIFSKEGYIAQTQSVDVARHSGDFDIQMHNMPSIGVVGDYYSSEKNFKALFNEIGVSVLDVAPAELVQRMPEFDVIFFNDPSSSAITDEMMEAADKAQTSLIYGDAVWGGGIKQLVNFRKDPKELKTIRKTTESAQYKVIEEHPIFDGAKAGESIEILTPSSSYVGYFKEYSGFSLAEIKHEGSDAAHGLGVAYKPRSAGSAELLLSGHGFAYYHSAKDYTEAGKQLLINSVLWAANVKYPVISGTIVDEEGNPLIADIKVKGQPYQTQSSGEDGSFTIATLEGEYEIEISAYGYAEKTLKITAEMDGEPKEIPLSVAESVASITGSVEDSKDGSAIEGAKVTLLGAPKEAVTNIQGLYNLTKVEPGNYTARVEKEGYVRQDIEVKITDGQKATLNVKLKPSPTVGIIVDLTASGTTYKQYLEERGYKVIYLNYKDTDRLAEVDVIFANSDYARNLEPTKEEFLAFQKALDENRKSVIWTGQAGGRGSIRYLQEYNGEPKTIFEHNNKPGAQGTVVGDHPLTAGFKAGDIIEIPGKSGYYYGFDGYSGKTIVDFSHSETDEKGSMIAYKGRTTDSVEILLANMTISHVFKPNDSFDPARERLLNNALNWALDKKEALVGELHGLVQNVNGAVQGMVTVKETGKTYQVDEKGEFFAALEEGTYTLIVDAFGHAPKEFTISIENGEALNENFVLEPVDSGILSGKIIDASTKDTIEGARLEVIGTPVSVTTGKDGSYQATLPAGQYEVRVIAAGYKPVYQSVVITTGQHTDLNVSLVASEKIAFLANPYQQDRIMPFLENNGYDVDLHPYKESETLIENISNYKLIIVNDLYMEDDRFKALVERANENEVSIIFTSLFGGPIGDLSDVYGDPEEFEYSFVDKELNLRVDENHPILKGFNKGEEIPLLLNPKGSVQYSVFDDYSGTILGSLTNPVKGELGSSIAYKFSSSNSVHILLSALQISSYGHPNDRWTENAKKIYLNAINYALTASQGEIKGVVKDSQGQPIANAFVSIEGTNNKTTTNSAGQYKFGIGVGDYEIKVQARGFAQQTKPAKVAELGSSVDLNFTLDAIEGSDLKGVISGKKGKELVAGASLTLVPKDEPDFKMEGSSQEKGSYVFQNLLPGEYTLNVMADGYVQESFEVEIGSEDKVFNLELNAFEAAVLGDVSGALTALLNEQELFAEEKGWDILGNVGKYDVILVNTNRGTKEQFEQLIKESDEQKTSLVFTGTWGVGEGSIQRLKEAAGSPEMDQQGYNEGAIFVQAVDGHPIFNEVAQDENGRVKIHSAKSPYSTFKDYTGIAISSLSVDGEDKGESIGFEFRSKDHMHLLMSSFSVTNIIGPDYGWTQDGRQLFVNAIRWSKDSVQEIPEAPAWDLDELKVKDELALVKGTAAQGTTVNIYEQHGNDVFLIDSAKTGRDGTFSVELDLANGSHTLLAEAENFAGKTKTAKTMKVIVTGKPKKKDKDKAS